Genomic DNA from Candidatus Saganbacteria bacterium:
GGATTAACAGCAGAAGCAGCTATAGTTTTATATCCTGAAGATATTTCTGAACTAGGAGCCTTTGTAGGAAGAGCAGCTAGAGCTTTATATCCTGAAAATATTTCTAAACTAGGAGTCTTTGTAGAAATAGCAGCTAGAGCTTTATATCCTGAAGATATTTCTAAACTAGGAGCCTTTGTAGAAATAGCAGCTAGAGCTTTATATCCTGAAGATATTTCTAAACAAGGAGCCTTTGTAGGAGGAGCAGCTAGAGCTTTATATCCTGAAAATATTTCTAGACAAGGAACCTTTGTAGGAGGAGCAGCTAGAGCTTTATATCCTGAAGATATTTCTAAACAAGGAACCTTTGTAGGAAGAGCAGCTATAGCTTTATATCCTGAAGATATTTCTAAACAAGGAACCTTTGTAGGAGGAGCAGCTATAGCTTTATATCCTGAAGATATTTCTGAACAAGAATTCTTTGTAGGAATAGCAGCTAGAGCTTTATATCCTGATTTTGAGCAGCAGATAAATTTTTTAAATGAAGTATCCAAAAGATCATGTATTGTCCCAGAAAAATTAATTCGACAGTTATTAAAAAGCAAAAAAAGACAACCCTTTGTTCCCATCCTTAATTTTGGGTCATTTCCAAAGTATTGCCATTGATGGGGATGACTGTATTTTGGTTTATGGCGGCAGATCGTTATTTGTTCTTGATGCAAAAGGTACGACTTAAGTCATTGGTCATTGGGATTTAGTGTATAATAATTATGTAATGCTAAAGAAAACCGACCAAAGTGCTATAAAATCATACCTCGAAGACAGCTCAAATCTTAAGGGATGCTTTGCTGAAGGCGTCTATTTTCCTGATAATGAAAAGGAAATTGGCGAAGCGCTAAAGGAATGCGCGTCAAAACAGGTGCCGATTACGGTTTCAGCGGGTTGTACGGGGACAACAGGAGGATGCATACCATATGGTGGCTGGTTGCTTGGGACTGAAAAGCTAAACAAAATCATCACCATCGATGAAAAAAAGAAGTTCGCAATAATTCAACCGGGGGTTTCATTGAGAAATTTTCAAGGACAATTACAAGGACGAGGTTTGTTCTACCCCCCAGACCCGACCGAAACATCAGCCTTTCTTGGAGGAAATGTCGCTACAAACGCTTCAGGCTCCAGAAGCTACCGATTTGGGTCGACACGAGATTGGGTTCGCCGGTTGAAAGTAGTTTTGACAAATGGAGAAGTTTTGGAATTAATCCGAAATCCTAAATCCGAAATCCGAAACAAATTCGAATTACCAAAGTATAAAATGCCAAACGTCAAGTCTTCCGCCGGTTACTATTCATCACCCAATATGGACTTGATCGATCTATTTATAGGATCGGAAGGAACGCTTGGAGTTGTTTCGGAGATCGAAGTCGGGCTTATTCCAAAGATGTTCGATACTTTTGATATTATCGCCTTTTTCCCGTCGGAAGAAAAAGTCATTCAATTCGTTGAATCGGCAAAGAAGCAGAAAGATGTTTTAACTCTTGAATATTTCGATCGCAATTCACTTGAACTATTAAGGTCTGATCATCCAAATATCCCGCAAGATGCCGGCTCTGCAATATATTTAGAAACAGAATTAACAGGAACAACAGGCATAACGGGCTCAACAGGTTCAACGTCCTTAGATAAATGGGCAGCTATTTTGGAAAGTAATGGCGCCAATTTGGAAACATCTTGGCTTGGAATGAATGAGAAGCAAAAAGCAGAATTAAAAGAATTTCGCCACAGTATGCCGGAGCATTTGAATGAAGAGTTTAGAAAACACAATACCGTCAAGCTTGCGACGGATATTGCCGTTCCTGACGATAGGTTTCGTGAGATGTTGGATTATTACAATACGCGTCTCGCGTCTCGCAGTACGCATCTCTTTTTTGTAAAATTCGGCCATATCGGACAAAGCCATCTTCATGTCAATTTAGTACCGAGAACGCAGGAAGATATTCCGCTCGCAAAAGAGCTCATTATGTTATTTGTTAAAAAGGCTATTTCTTTAGGAGGCACCTGCTCTGCCGAGCACGGTATCGGCAAGATCAAGTATCCTTATTTGCATGAGATGTTTGGGGATTCAGGCATTGCTGAAATGATACGAATAAAGAAGCTATTTGATCCTGCTTGCGTTTTGGGATTGGGCAATATATTTCCCGCAGATAGGTTGAAGTGAGGGTTAGGATGCCGGTTTAGTAGTTGGGTAAGGGTAATTAGTCCGGCCCTAGCCAAAAAACCTAACCCAAACTGGCTTCCTCACCTTAACCCTCACCTATCAACAAAAAGGGCCTCCTCCTTCGTCCCGATAAATCGGGACTTCGGAGGACAGCCCTTCTTAAATCTAATCGAATAATAGTCCGAAGCTCTCCGACGCCGAAGGCTATGGAGAGCGAAGGACTACATCATCCCTTCCATCCCGCCGTATCCGCCCATTCCGCCGCCGCCTGGCATTTGAGGCATTTTCTTGTCTTCTTCCGGCTTTTCAGCTATCAGTACGTCTGTAGTTAATAGCAGTGAAGCAATAGATGCGGCATTTTGCAATGCGGAACGAGTGACCTTTAGAGGATCAACAATGCCTGCTTTGAACATGTCAACATATTCAAAGGTTTGGGCATTGAATCCTGTTCCTGGCTTCTCTTTTCTGACGCGTTCGGCAACAACAGATCCTTCCCATCCCGCGTTCGTCGCGATCTGCTTTAGAGGTTCTTCGAGCGAGCGCCTAACTATCGATACGCCTACTCTTTCGTCACCTTGAGTTCCGGCTTCAAGTTTTTCAAGGAATGGGATTATATGCACCAAGCTTGAACCTCCGCCAGCAATGATGCCTTCTTCGACAGCCGCGCGGGTCGCCGAAAGTGCATCTTCGATGCGGTGCTTCTTTTCTTTAAGCTCGGTTTCTGTGGCGGCGCCTGCTTTAACAACAGCGACACCACCGGAAAGTTTCGCTAGCCTTTCCTGTAATTTTTCCTTGTCGTAAGACGAATCGGATGCCTCGATCTCTTTCTTGATCTGGGATATCCTGTCTTTTACCGACTTCTGCGATCCGGCGCCTTCGATTATCGTTGTGGTTTCTTTTTTAATCACGACTTTCTTGGCTTTTCCGAACCAATTATCCTGCACATTCTCCAAAGTTAAACCCTTGTCCTCGGATGCGACTTCGCCGCCGGTCAAAATGGCTATATCTTCAAGCATGGCTTTTCTTCTGTCGCCAAATCCCGGAGCTTTAACCGCAACGCAGTTAAGGGTGCCGCGGAGCTTGTTTACGACGATCGTTGCCAATGCTTCGCCTTCGATATCATCGGCAATAAGAAGCAATGGCTTGCTTAATTGGACCGATTTTTCAAGCGAAGGAAGAAGATCTTTGACTGCTGATATTTTCTTATCTGTAATAAGCATCAAGCAGTCTTCAAGCACCGATTCCATACGATCGCGGTCGGTTACCATATAAGGAGAGGCATATCCTTTATCGAATTGCATGCCTTCCACTACATCAAGGGTTGTTTCTATTCCCTTTGATTCTTCAACGGTTATAACGCCGTCTTTTCCGACTTTTTCCATTGCATCGGCGATCAAGTTCCCGATCTCCAGATCATTGTTCGCGGAAATTGTCGCAACCTGTGCGATAGCTTCTTTTGTTTCAACAGGCTTGCTTTGCTTTTTAAGCTCGGCAACCGCTGTCTCAACTGCTAGCTGTATCCCTTTTTTAAGCGCCATAGGGTTAGCGCCTGATACAACATTCTTTAACCCTTCCTTAAATATGATCTGTCCCAATACAGTTGCCGTGGTTGTTCCGTCACCTGCAATGTCGTTGGTCTTGGAAGCCACTTCTTTTAATAATTGGGCCCCCATATTTTCAAACGGATCTTCAAGGTCGATCTCTTTTGCAATAGTTACACCGTCATTTGTGATCGTCGGTGATCCCCATTTCTTCTCTAGAACTACGTTCCGTCCTCTTGGTCCAAGTGTTATCTTTACGGCGTTAGCTACTTTGGCTACGCCTTTTTCGACCGCGCGCCAAGCTTCATCGCCGAATTTCATTTGTTTAGATGCCATTAAAGTTCCACCTCCTTATAGTTTATCCTTTAACTGCTAATATATCCCTTTCCTGTAGAATTATATATTCCACATTGTCGATCTTAACCTCTGTGCCGCCATATTTGCTATAAATTACTTTATCGCCAATTTTAACTTCAACTGGCACCTTTTGGCCATTATCGAGTATTCTTCCGAAACCTACAGCTATTACCGTTCCCTCCGAAGGCTTTTCTTTTGCGCTATCTGGGATCACTATCCCCGAACGCGTTTTTTCTTCGGATGGCGCGGGCTGGATCACGACTCTGTCGCCTAATGGGGTCAATTTGTTTACTGACATTTTACACTTTCACCTCCCTGCCCGCCTTTGGCGGGCCTTTTATAATGTTAGCACTCTTGACACTCGAGTGCTAATTATAACAACTCGGCATTTTAATGTCAATATGTTATAATTTTCAAATGAAGAAGTATTTCGCAGGCATCGACATCGGGGGTACCAAAATTGCCTCTGCTATAGCTGATTCCAATGGAAAAATAGTTTCCGATATCAATGTGCCGACCCATGCCGATCAGGGTAAAACAAAAGTAATAGCCAACATCATTAAATCAGTCAAGACTTTGATCGCGGGGAATAAAGTAAAAGTTTCTGCGATCGGCATCGGTGCACCGGGGCCTATAATATATGATAAAGGAATAATAATTAACCCGCCCAACCTTTCCGGCTGGAAGAAAGTCAACTTAAAAAGCATCCTCGAAGATGAGTTTAATATGCCCGTTTATGTCGATAATGACGCAAACTGCGCTGCTCTTGGCGAGGCATTGTTCGGCGCCGGTGTTAATGCGAAAGATTTTCTATATATAACGGTATCAACTGGAATTGGCGGCGGCATTATTATCGATCGAAAGATATATCGCGGCAAGAACGGATCAGCCGGAGAGTTCGGCCATATGATAATCGATCCTAGCGGATATAAATGCGGGTGCGGGAATTACGGTGATCTTGAGGCAATGGCTTCGGGCACTTCAATAAGGAAAAGATCCGGTGATGATGCAATGGCGATCCATATCAAAGCAGGACAAGGCGATAAGAAAGCGCTGAAAGTCATAGATGAAACGACAAAATATTTGGGTATGGGCTTAGCTAATCTTATTAACATATTTAATCCCGAACTTGTCGTAGTCGGGGGCGGACTTTCAAATATGGGCGAGTTATTATTAAAACCTACGCGCAAATATGCCAAAGAATATTCCCTCCCCTTGCCCTACTCATCTGTAAAAATAGTTAGGGCCAAGCTCGGCTCAAATTCGGGTGTTATGGGGGCGATAGCCTTATGCCTATAGCCATCATCAATTACGGCGCGGGGAATTTGCGAAGTGTTGAAAAGGCTTTTGAAAAACTTGGGTTCCACGCTGAAATAACCAAAGACAATACTGCAATAAAAAACGCCGATGGGATCGTACTTCCCGGAGTCGGAGCATTTGATGCTGCAATGTCCGAGCTTCGAAAAGAAAATCTTGAAAAAGTGATCTTTGAAGTTATAGGCCTTGGAAAGCCATTTTTGGGCATATGTCTCGGCTATCAGATGTTGTTTGATTCGTCCGAAGAAGGGAATCTAAAGGGTTTTGGAATACTTAAAGGCCAAGTTAAGAGGTTTGATTTTAATAATTCTTCTTTTGTAAACCTATCTGTGCCGCACATGGGCTGGAACAGATTGCTTTTAAAACACAGATCGCCCATATTTTCTGGAATTATTTCCGGCTCTATGGTATACTTTGCTCATTCATTCTATCCCGTGCCAGTTGATGATATGATAATTTCTTCTTCGACCGATTATGGGATAGAATTTGCTTCATCGGTTTCTAAGGGGAATATTTTCGGCATCCAATTCCACCCCGAAAAATCTGGAGAAGTCGGGCTTAAAATTTTAAAGAACTTTGGAGCGTTATGTTCGAAATAATACCTGCGGTAGATATTTTAAATGGTAAGTGCGTAAGGCTTAAACAAGGAAGCTTTGACAAGGAGACTGTATTCTTTCAAAACCCTCTTGATGCCGCAAAGCATTTTGTCGAAAAAGGCGCAAAACGCCTCCATATTGTTGACTTAGACGGCGCAAGGACCGGGACTCCAAAGAACTTTGAAATAATAAAGACCATTTCCGAAAATATAACGATCCCGATCCAAGTCGGCGGCGGGTACAGGAAGATGGAAGATATCGAAGCTTTGGTCTCTCTTGGTATTTCTCGCGTAGTCCTTGGGACTTCCGCTATATTCAATCCAAACTTAATTATGAATGTTTGCGAGAGATATGACGACCAAATAGTAGTTGCAGTTGATGCCAAAGACGGTAAAGTCATGGCCAACGGTTGGACAAATGTTTCACAAAAAAGCGCAACTTCTCTTGCACAAGAAGCGGTTAGAATTGGCGTTAAGAGGTTTATATTCACCGATATAAGCCGCGACGGCATGATGGCAGGCCCAAACTTTGATGCGATCCAAAAGTTCGCTTCATCTGTGGATGTCCCAGTTATCGCTTCAGGCGGAATAACAAAAAAAGAAGATGTCGACAAACTTCGAGCTCTAAAAGTTGAAGGCTGCGTTATAGGGCAAGCGCTCTATATTGGAGCGATCAAGCTAGAAGATATTCTTTAAAGCCCCAGCCTCTTTCTCAATGCGTTGTGTTCGTCCCATAGTTCATCAGGAAGGTCTTTTCCAAACATCTTAAAGAATTCTTTTTGATCTTTAATTTCATCCACCCAATCTTTTTTATCGATAGTCAATAGTTTTTCCATATTACCTTTATTGATCTTAAGCCCTGTCAAATCAAGATCTTTTTGTTTCGGGATAAAGCCAATTGGAGCCTTTGCGGCTTTTGCCGTGCCCCTGCACCTGTCGATTATCCATTCAAGAACCCGTAAGTTTTCGCCGTATCCAGGCCATAAGAATTTGCCTTTAGGATCGGTCCTGAACCAATTGACATTGAAAATCTTTGGGGCTTTTTCCATTTTCTTTCCCATTTCTAGCCAATGTTTGAAATAATCGCCCATATTGTATCCACAGAACGGAAGCATGGCCATTGGATCGCGCCTAACAACGCCTTGGTTCCCTACTTGCGCCGCTGTGACCTCTGATGCCATAGTGGCGCCAACGAAAACGCCATGCTGCCAATTGAATGCTTCATAAACTAAAGGCGCCAAATGAGCCCTTCTTCCGCCAAATACTATTGCAGAAATTGGAACGCCGTGGTGGTGCTCAAGCCTATTAGTGATCGACGGGCATTGCGATAAAGGAGCTGTAAACCGGCTGTTTGGATGCGCGCCTTTTATAACTTTTCCATTTTCGTCCTGCATTCCCGGTTTCCAAGGCCTTCCCTGCCAATCTATCCCTTCATTTGGAGTTGGCGGATCGCCGCCTTCCCACCAAACTGTGTCGTCCATTTTTAACAGGACATTTGTGTAGATCGTATTTTCTTTGATAGTTACCATCGCGTTTGGGTTGGTTTTTGTGTTTGTTCCAGGGGCAACGCCAAACATCCCGTATTCAGGATTAATTGCCCAAAGCTGTCCGTCAGAATCGATCCTCATCCAAGCGATATCGTCGCCAACGGTCCATATTCTGTACCCTTTTCGTTTTAAACCTTCCGGAGGGATGAGCATTGCGAGATTTGTTTTTCCGCAAGCCGATGGGAACGCGGCCGCAACATAGGCAATATAACCAGTCGGATCTTCAACTCCCATAATAAGCATATGCTCGGCCATCCAGCCTTCTTGTCTGCCTTGCCATGAGGCTATCCTTAAAGCGAGGCATTTCTTGCCAAGAAGAACATTGCCGCCGTAGCCAGACCCTACGCTCCAGATCGTATTATCTTCCGGGAAATGAAGGATGAGCCTTTTGTTTATATCAAGGTCGGCTTTGCTGTGGAGGCATTTTGTAAAATCACCGTCAAGATCGAGCTTTTCTGTGACTTCAGTTCCAATTCTCGTCATTATTCGCATATTAAGAACAACGTAAATGCTATCTGTTATTTCAACGCCTAATTTGGAGAATGGAGATCCAACGGGCCCCATTGAAAATGGGATAACATACATAGTACGCCCGACCATCGAATTCTTGAAAAGCTCCCTAGATTTTTTATAGCCCTCTTTTGGGGGCATCCAATTGTTCGTTGGTCCCGCGTCATTTTTATTTTTCGTGCAGATATATGTTAAATGTTCGGTGCGGGCGACGTCGTTCACTGCCGTCCTGTGATAAAAGCATCCGGGCATCTTCTTTTGGTTCAATTCAATAAGTTCCCCGGTTTTAATGGCTTCCGCTTCAAGACGCGCTTTTTCTTCAAGCGATCCGTCGCAAACAACGATCTTGTCCGGATTGCACAGTTTTGCGCATTCTTTTATCCATTGATTGATCTTTTTGTGTTTTGTCGGCATTACTTACCTATTTTAGCATTAATTTGCGCGGCGTAAAAGCCCAAAGAAGAAATGTTGCTTCACATAGAGGCTGCTTCGGACCGTAAAGTACAACATATCAAGATTTGCTTCCCTCACCATTTGGACTATATCCTTGATATTGAATAAGTGAATATGTTCAGGAACGTTAAGCATTATAGGGATTGTAACGAAAGTCAGTTTTGCCTTTTCACCTATCTTTTTAAGCAGTGCTTTCGGATCGCGTATATGCTCCAATACTTCCGAAAGCTCGACAAGATCATAATTTTCCGAATAATCAGACTTGTCCAGGTCGCTTAGCTCGAATTGCATTTTTATTTTTGAGCCCT
This window encodes:
- a CDS encoding FAD-binding oxidoreductase — protein: MLKKTDQSAIKSYLEDSSNLKGCFAEGVYFPDNEKEIGEALKECASKQVPITVSAGCTGTTGGCIPYGGWLLGTEKLNKIITIDEKKKFAIIQPGVSLRNFQGQLQGRGLFYPPDPTETSAFLGGNVATNASGSRSYRFGSTRDWVRRLKVVLTNGEVLELIRNPKSEIRNKFELPKYKMPNVKSSAGYYSSPNMDLIDLFIGSEGTLGVVSEIEVGLIPKMFDTFDIIAFFPSEEKVIQFVESAKKQKDVLTLEYFDRNSLELLRSDHPNIPQDAGSAIYLETELTGTTGITGSTGSTSLDKWAAILESNGANLETSWLGMNEKQKAELKEFRHSMPEHLNEEFRKHNTVKLATDIAVPDDRFREMLDYYNTRLASRSTHLFFVKFGHIGQSHLHVNLVPRTQEDIPLAKELIMLFVKKAISLGGTCSAEHGIGKIKYPYLHEMFGDSGIAEMIRIKKLFDPACVLGLGNIFPADRLK
- the hisA gene encoding 1-(5-phosphoribosyl)-5-[(5-phosphoribosylamino)methylideneamino]imidazole-4-carboxamide isomerase; amino-acid sequence: MFEIIPAVDILNGKCVRLKQGSFDKETVFFQNPLDAAKHFVEKGAKRLHIVDLDGARTGTPKNFEIIKTISENITIPIQVGGGYRKMEDIEALVSLGISRVVLGTSAIFNPNLIMNVCERYDDQIVVAVDAKDGKVMANGWTNVSQKSATSLAQEAVRIGVKRFIFTDISRDGMMAGPNFDAIQKFASSVDVPVIASGGITKKEDVDKLRALKVEGCVIGQALYIGAIKLEDIL
- a CDS encoding ROK family protein, with product MKKYFAGIDIGGTKIASAIADSNGKIVSDINVPTHADQGKTKVIANIIKSVKTLIAGNKVKVSAIGIGAPGPIIYDKGIIINPPNLSGWKKVNLKSILEDEFNMPVYVDNDANCAALGEALFGAGVNAKDFLYITVSTGIGGGIIIDRKIYRGKNGSAGEFGHMIIDPSGYKCGCGNYGDLEAMASGTSIRKRSGDDAMAIHIKAGQGDKKALKVIDETTKYLGMGLANLINIFNPELVVVGGGLSNMGELLLKPTRKYAKEYSLPLPYSSVKIVRAKLGSNSGVMGAIALCL
- the hisH gene encoding imidazole glycerol phosphate synthase subunit HisH, which encodes MPIAIINYGAGNLRSVEKAFEKLGFHAEITKDNTAIKNADGIVLPGVGAFDAAMSELRKENLEKVIFEVIGLGKPFLGICLGYQMLFDSSEEGNLKGFGILKGQVKRFDFNNSSFVNLSVPHMGWNRLLLKHRSPIFSGIISGSMVYFAHSFYPVPVDDMIISSSTDYGIEFASSVSKGNIFGIQFHPEKSGEVGLKILKNFGALCSK
- the groES gene encoding co-chaperone GroES; protein product: MSVNKLTPLGDRVVIQPAPSEEKTRSGIVIPDSAKEKPSEGTVIAVGFGRILDNGQKVPVEVKIGDKVIYSKYGGTEVKIDNVEYIILQERDILAVKG
- the groL gene encoding chaperonin GroEL (60 kDa chaperone family; promotes refolding of misfolded polypeptides especially under stressful conditions; forms two stacked rings of heptamers to form a barrel-shaped 14mer; ends can be capped by GroES; misfolded proteins enter the barrel where they are refolded when GroES binds), translated to MASKQMKFGDEAWRAVEKGVAKVANAVKITLGPRGRNVVLEKKWGSPTITNDGVTIAKEIDLEDPFENMGAQLLKEVASKTNDIAGDGTTTATVLGQIIFKEGLKNVVSGANPMALKKGIQLAVETAVAELKKQSKPVETKEAIAQVATISANNDLEIGNLIADAMEKVGKDGVITVEESKGIETTLDVVEGMQFDKGYASPYMVTDRDRMESVLEDCLMLITDKKISAVKDLLPSLEKSVQLSKPLLLIADDIEGEALATIVVNKLRGTLNCVAVKAPGFGDRRKAMLEDIAILTGGEVASEDKGLTLENVQDNWFGKAKKVVIKKETTTIIEGAGSQKSVKDRISQIKKEIEASDSSYDKEKLQERLAKLSGGVAVVKAGAATETELKEKKHRIEDALSATRAAVEEGIIAGGGSSLVHIIPFLEKLEAGTQGDERVGVSIVRRSLEEPLKQIATNAGWEGSVVAERVRKEKPGTGFNAQTFEYVDMFKAGIVDPLKVTRSALQNAASIASLLLTTDVLIAEKPEEDKKMPQMPGGGGMGGYGGMEGMM
- a CDS encoding phosphoenolpyruvate carboxykinase (GTP), with the protein product MPTKHKKINQWIKECAKLCNPDKIVVCDGSLEEKARLEAEAIKTGELIELNQKKMPGCFYHRTAVNDVARTEHLTYICTKNKNDAGPTNNWMPPKEGYKKSRELFKNSMVGRTMYVIPFSMGPVGSPFSKLGVEITDSIYVVLNMRIMTRIGTEVTEKLDLDGDFTKCLHSKADLDINKRLILHFPEDNTIWSVGSGYGGNVLLGKKCLALRIASWQGRQEGWMAEHMLIMGVEDPTGYIAYVAAAFPSACGKTNLAMLIPPEGLKRKGYRIWTVGDDIAWMRIDSDGQLWAINPEYGMFGVAPGTNTKTNPNAMVTIKENTIYTNVLLKMDDTVWWEGGDPPTPNEGIDWQGRPWKPGMQDENGKVIKGAHPNSRFTAPLSQCPSITNRLEHHHGVPISAIVFGGRRAHLAPLVYEAFNWQHGVFVGATMASEVTAAQVGNQGVVRRDPMAMLPFCGYNMGDYFKHWLEMGKKMEKAPKIFNVNWFRTDPKGKFLWPGYGENLRVLEWIIDRCRGTAKAAKAPIGFIPKQKDLDLTGLKINKGNMEKLLTIDKKDWVDEIKDQKEFFKMFGKDLPDELWDEHNALRKRLGL